One window from the genome of Eucalyptus grandis isolate ANBG69807.140 chromosome 7, ASM1654582v1, whole genome shotgun sequence encodes:
- the LOC104453512 gene encoding xyloglucan endotransglucosylase/hydrolase 1 translates to MASSLWFLCLGFLLLASTVRSAAPKKPVDVPFGRNYVPTWAFDHIKYFNGGSEIQLSLDNYTGTGFQSKGSYLFGHFSMQIKMVPGDSAGTVTAFYLSSQNSEHDEIDFEFLGNRTGQPYILQTNVFTGGKGNREQRIYLWFDPSKDYHSYSVLWNMYQIVFFVDDVPIRVFKNSKDLGVKFPFDQPMKIYSSLWNADDWATRGGLEKTDWAKAPFMASYKSFHIDGCEASVEAKFCDSQGKRWWDQKEFQDLDAEQFRRLRWVREKFTIYNYCTDTVRFPSVAPECKRDRDI, encoded by the exons ATGGCTTCTTCTCTGTGGTTTCTGTGCCTCGGCTTCTTGCTTCTTGCCTCAACAGTGAGGAGCGCCGCGCCGAAGAAGCCTGTGGACGTCCCGTTCGGCCGGAACTATGTGCCGACTTGGGCGTTCGATCACATCAAGTACTTCAATGGGGGTTCCGAGATTCAGCTCTCTCTCGACAACTACACTG GGACTGGCTTCCAATCAAAGGGTTCCTACTTGTTCGGCCACTTCAGCATGCAAATAAAGATGGTTCCTGGCGATTCGGCAGGCACGGTCACCGCATTCTAC TTGTCATCTCAGAACTCAGAGCACGAcgagatagactttgagttCTTGGGGAACAGAACTGGTCAGCCATACATTTTGCAGACCAATGTGTTCACCGGTgggaaaggaaatagagagCAGAGGATCTATCTGTGGTTCGATCCCTCCAAGGACTATCACTCCTACTCTGTGCTCTGGAACATGTATCAGATTGT GTTCTTTGTGGATGATGTGCCCATAAGAGTATTCAAGAACAGCAAGGACCTCGGGGTGAAGTTCCCCTTTGACCAGCCGATGAAGATCTACTCGAGCCTGTGGAATGCCGACGACTGGGCCACGCGTGGGGGGCTCGAGAAGACCGACTGGGCCAAGGCCCCATTCATGGCTTCCTACAAGAGCTTCCACATCGATGGCTGTGAGGCCTCAGTCGAAGCCAAGTTCTGCGACAGCCAGGGCAAGCGGTGGTGGGACCAGAAGGAGTTCCAGGACCTTGACGCCGAGCAGTTTCGGAGATTGCGGTGGGTCCGAGAGAAGTTCACCATCTACAACTACTGTACTGATACAGTTAGGTTCCCCAGCGTGGCTCCAGAGTGCAAGAGGGATAGGGACATAtga
- the LOC104453511 gene encoding pentatricopeptide repeat-containing protein At3g26630, chloroplastic: MPLAIPASGEALSTMIACVSGAPDALQAGRAPPSPCAAPRFGTEDALAALRRCADFGQLRQAHARIIRSGLSSDQLLARKMIQVCSSRGQMDYAALVFRQIERPQTFTWNVMIREYTMNGGSRRAILLYNLMICKGYAPDKFTFPFVVKACIDSLVIEKGREVHGMAIKAGFSRDVFLQNTLMDLYFKCGDRECGCRVFEKMPVRSVVSWTTMMSGLIACGDLDGARRTFEQMPAKNVVSWTAMINGYVKNGQPQEAFDLFRRMQIDKVEPNEFTLVNLLKACTELGSLKLGRWIHDYALKNGFNLGVFLGTALIDMYSKCDSLEDARRVFDEMQIKSLVTWNAMITSLGVHGCGEEALALFGQMEKANVVPDAITFVGALCACVHMNDLEKAYELFVNMRELYDITPLPEHYACLLELYNHASVQDEDFDFLSNTETEQNNNILAAFLEADIAQDVSSADRIFPSSFEEASKMDSIYRGQLPCFKWDVG, translated from the coding sequence ATGCCTTTAGCCATACCCGCATCGGGGGAAGCTCTCTCCACGATGATTGCCTGCGTTTCGGGCGCGCCCGACGCTCTTCAAGCGGGGAGGGCCCCCCCGTCTCCGTGCGCCGCGCCGAGGTTCGGCACCGAGGACGCTCTGGCTGCGCTCCGGAGGTGCGCGGATTTCGGCCAGCTCAGGCAGGCCCACGCGAGGATCATCCGGAGCGGCCTGTCCAGCGACCAGTTGCTCGCCAGGAAGATGATTCAGGTCTGCTCCTCGCGCGGCCAGATGGACTACGCCGCTCTGGTGTTTCGTCAGATCGAGAGGCCGCAGACCTTCACGTGGAATGTTATGATTAGGGAGTACACGATGAACGGCGGCTCGCGGCGGGCGATTCTGCTGTATAATCTTATGATTTGTAAAGGGTATGCTCCCGATAAGTTTACTTTTCCGTTCGTTGTCAAGGCTTGCATCGATTCGTTGGTTATTGAAAAGGGCAGAGAGGTTCACGGAATGGCCATAAAGGCGGGGTTCTCCAGGGACGTTTTTCTGCAGAATACTTTGATGGATCTTTATTTCAAGTGTGGGGATAGGGAGTGTGGGTGCAGGGTGTTTGAGAAGATGCCCGTGCGTAGTGTGGTCTCGTGGACGACCATGATGAGTGGCCTCATTGCTTGTGGCGACTTGGATGGTGCCCGACGGACTTTTGAGCAGATGCCCGCTAAAAATGTCGTCTCGTGGACCGCGATGATTAATGGGTATGTGAAAAATGGGCAACCTCAGGAGGCATTTGATTTGTTTCGGAGAATGCAGATTGATAAAGTCGAGCCGAATGAGTTCACACTGGTTAATCTGTTGAAAGCGTGCACGGAGCTGGGAAGCTTAAAATTGGGTAGATGGATACATGACTATGCTCTGAAGAATGGCTTCAACCTTGGGGTATTCCTTGGGACAGCTCTTATTGACATGTACAGCAAATGTGATAGTTTAGAAGATGCAAGACGGGTGTTTGATGAGATGCAGATCAAGAGCTTAGTTACTTGGAATGCAATGATCACTAGCTTGGGTGTCCATGGATGTGGGGAAGAAGCTCTTGCTCTATTTGGCCAGATGGAGAAGGCAAATGTAGTGCCAGACGCAATTACTTTTGTCGGGGCTTTATGTGCTTGTGTACATATGAACGATCTGGAGAAGGCATATGAGTTATTTGTAAATATGAGAGAACTATACGACATCACACCTCTTCCAGAGCATTATGCTTGCTTGCTTGAATTATATAATCACGCCTCTGTGCAAGATgaggactttgattttcttagcAACACCGAGACGGAGCAAAACAATAATATATTGGCAGCTTTTCTGGAGGCAGATATTGCCCAAGATGTTTCAAGTGCAGATAGGATTTTTCCTTCAAGTTTTGAAGAGGCCTCGAAAATGGATAGTATTTACAGAGGTCAGCTACCCTGCTTCAAATGGGATGTAGGCTGA